From the Chloroflexus aurantiacus J-10-fl genome, one window contains:
- a CDS encoding DUF2200 domain-containing protein, with protein sequence MNKATNHNERIRTMTFASVYPHYVAKIEKKGRTKAELHQVITWLTGYDEADILRHIRENSTFETFFAEATLNPNASLITGVICGYRVEEIEDPLTQQVRYLDKLVDELAKGRKMEKILRAS encoded by the coding sequence ATGAACAAAGCTACCAACCACAACGAACGCATTCGCACGATGACCTTCGCCTCGGTCTACCCACACTATGTGGCGAAGATCGAGAAGAAGGGGCGAACCAAAGCCGAGCTGCATCAGGTCATTACCTGGCTGACGGGTTACGACGAGGCGGATATTCTCAGACATATCCGGGAAAATTCGACCTTTGAGACCTTCTTTGCCGAGGCAACGTTAAACCCGAATGCCTCGTTGATCACCGGTGTGATTTGCGGCTATCGGGTTGAAGAGATTGAAGACCCCTTGACCCAGCAGGTGCGGTATCTGGACAAGCTGGTAGATGAGCTGGCGAAGGGCCGCAAGATGGAGAAGATTCTCCGTGCCTCGTAA
- a CDS encoding arylamine N-acetyltransferase family protein has protein sequence MDITAYLNRINYAGPLAPTAETLRRLHLAHLLSVPFENLSIHWHEPIVLTDEALFQKIVLRQRGGFCYELNGLFASLLRTLGFQVEMLSAGVMNKRGEFGPEFDHMTLMVTLAERWLVDVGFGDSFREPLLLDARTEQVQGRRAYRIEEVGDGRLILMERREGDEWQAQYRFSLEPHVYADYAGMCRYHQTSPESHFTQRRICSLATADGRVTLSERRLIITRGGERQERELGSAEEYGEVLRTHFGIEAAPNQGMQPTAMRRSVILETY, from the coding sequence ATGGATATAACTGCTTATCTCAACCGCATCAATTATGCTGGCCCGCTGGCACCCACCGCCGAGACCTTGCGGCGGTTGCACCTAGCGCACCTGCTCTCAGTGCCTTTCGAGAACCTTAGCATCCACTGGCATGAGCCTATCGTCCTCACAGATGAAGCCCTTTTCCAGAAGATTGTATTGCGCCAGCGCGGCGGCTTCTGTTACGAGCTGAACGGGCTGTTCGCTTCCTTGCTGCGGACCTTAGGCTTCCAGGTTGAGATGCTCTCGGCAGGCGTGATGAATAAGCGCGGTGAGTTCGGGCCGGAGTTCGACCACATGACCTTGATGGTCACACTTGCGGAGCGCTGGCTGGTAGACGTTGGCTTCGGTGACTCTTTCCGTGAGCCGCTGCTTCTGGATGCGCGTACGGAGCAGGTGCAGGGTCGGCGCGCTTACCGCATTGAGGAGGTCGGCGACGGGCGTTTAATCCTGATGGAGCGCCGAGAGGGCGACGAGTGGCAGGCGCAATACCGCTTCAGCCTGGAGCCGCACGTCTACGCTGATTATGCAGGGATGTGCCGCTATCATCAGACCTCACCTGAGTCACACTTCACGCAGCGACGAATCTGTTCTTTGGCGACAGCGGATGGGCGGGTGACATTGAGTGAGCGGCGGCTGATTATCACGCGAGGGGGTGAGCGGCAGGAGCGGGAGTTGGGGAGTGCGGAGGAGTATGGGGAGGTGTTGCGCACACACTTTGGTATCGAAGCCGCGCCGAACCAGGGGATGCAGCCGACCGCAATGAGGAGGTCTGTTATTCTCGAAACATACTAG
- a CDS encoding dihydrofolate reductase family protein — MSKVFVNISLSLDGFMAPEGMDMAHFSDPTYKNWGAKWGALMAWALSQQYLREKLKLGTGGETGPVNDMVRHTFERTGAHIMGKRMFEGGERGWPEEAPFHTPVYVLTHERRNPWVRPGGTTFYFVNDGPEQALALAREAAGERDIRISGGANVIQQYLNLGLVDELEIALIPVIFGGGRRLFENLHEPLPQFRIDRVLASPTATHLRYVRL; from the coding sequence ATGAGCAAGGTATTCGTCAACATTAGCCTCAGCCTCGACGGCTTCATGGCGCCGGAAGGTATGGACATGGCGCATTTCAGCGACCCAACCTACAAAAACTGGGGCGCGAAATGGGGTGCACTGATGGCCTGGGCGCTCAGTCAACAGTATCTGCGCGAGAAGCTAAAACTGGGAACTGGAGGTGAGACTGGCCCGGTTAACGACATGGTGCGTCACACCTTCGAGCGCACTGGCGCCCATATCATGGGCAAGCGCATGTTTGAAGGTGGTGAACGTGGATGGCCCGAAGAAGCGCCGTTTCACACGCCTGTGTACGTACTGACGCACGAGCGCCGCAATCCCTGGGTACGTCCGGGTGGAACCACATTCTACTTTGTCAATGACGGCCCAGAACAGGCTCTGGCGCTGGCACGGGAAGCGGCAGGAGAGCGTGACATCCGCATTTCCGGTGGTGCAAATGTTATCCAGCAGTACCTGAACCTGGGTTTGGTTGATGAGCTGGAAATCGCTTTGATCCCGGTCATATTCGGCGGTGGACGGCGTCTGTTCGAGAACCTGCATGAGCCGCTACCGCAGTTTCGGATTGACAGAGTGCTTGCAAGCCCTACTGCGACGCACCTGCGCTATGTTCGTCTGTGA
- a CDS encoding TIR domain-containing protein, whose amino-acid sequence MINTNAWDVFISYASEDRETVAAPLAEALRVNGLRVWYDQFELTPGKQLLQSIDEGLRESRFGIVVLSPHFFAKEWPLRELAGLYTRSIQEGQKPFIIPIWYQLNVSEIARYSPLLSNIIAIPWDSGIEIVVQKILSVINAGRVANPDQQYIRVLSEVYNTLHHEDIDEEIKRILAMYPLHLIQQALEALLRKNDLRSTVRAKAFSILCKHQISRTEIINEILASTNTSLLKEIITILSSTNIMLSKEQIHILLSNPHLPRSTTGLGSIIRRIIQQDTTYSSEVFLPAAKHPSWEVKYDCIRSIIRVNDKETLRVLLPFSTMSYWKARRTIVEYIRERIQRGDLNADDRQIAEQILLQICSDGKTAEKTPTMRLARETLATLQGKTLKHTNNPVISILFISSDPTDTDRLRLGAEIRELQERLQLSKLRDCFILHQRMAVRPIDIIQALLDLEPQIVHFSGHGNARGALYLEDRQGKALPVEPEALAALFKQFSNQVRCVILNACYSETQAKAISQHIEYVIGMDHTISDEAAIAFSVGFYQGLGSGRTIEESYHLGCVHIHLHGLPEHLTPVLLKRV is encoded by the coding sequence ATGATCAATACCAATGCCTGGGATGTATTTATATCATACGCTAGCGAAGATAGAGAAACGGTTGCAGCGCCACTCGCTGAGGCATTACGCGTTAATGGATTGCGAGTTTGGTACGACCAGTTTGAACTCACTCCAGGGAAGCAATTATTACAATCCATTGACGAAGGGTTGCGAGAGTCGCGATTTGGAATAGTTGTATTATCACCCCATTTTTTCGCAAAAGAATGGCCTCTGCGTGAACTGGCAGGACTGTATACACGATCTATCCAGGAAGGTCAAAAACCTTTTATTATACCAATATGGTATCAACTCAATGTATCTGAAATAGCAAGATACTCTCCGCTCCTTAGCAATATCATCGCAATCCCATGGGACAGTGGCATTGAAATCGTTGTTCAAAAGATACTTTCCGTAATCAATGCAGGCCGTGTTGCAAATCCAGATCAACAATACATCAGAGTATTATCAGAGGTTTACAATACCCTTCACCACGAAGATATTGATGAAGAAATAAAACGTATACTTGCAATGTATCCTCTCCATCTTATCCAGCAAGCACTTGAGGCACTTTTACGTAAAAACGATTTACGATCTACAGTTCGTGCGAAAGCGTTTTCAATACTATGCAAACATCAAATCAGCAGAACCGAAATCATTAATGAAATATTGGCAAGTACAAACACATCCTTACTCAAAGAAATTATCACCATCCTATCGAGCACTAACATAATGCTGTCGAAAGAGCAAATTCACATTCTTCTGAGCAATCCCCACCTTCCTCGCTCTACAACTGGTCTTGGATCAATAATCCGACGAATTATTCAGCAAGATACGACCTACTCCTCCGAAGTATTTTTGCCAGCGGCAAAACATCCATCCTGGGAAGTTAAATATGACTGTATTCGATCAATTATCCGAGTTAATGATAAAGAAACGCTACGAGTTTTACTACCATTTTCCACAATGAGTTATTGGAAGGCACGGCGAACAATCGTTGAATACATTCGTGAGCGGATTCAACGAGGAGACTTAAATGCTGATGATAGACAGATTGCCGAACAGATTCTGTTGCAGATATGCTCAGACGGCAAAACGGCCGAAAAAACACCTACTATGAGATTAGCAAGAGAAACGTTAGCAACTCTTCAGGGAAAAACATTAAAACATACTAATAATCCTGTTATTTCAATTTTATTCATATCTAGTGATCCAACAGACACGGATAGACTTCGACTAGGTGCCGAAATTCGTGAACTACAGGAGCGATTACAATTGTCTAAATTGCGAGATTGTTTTATACTACATCAGCGCATGGCTGTTCGACCAATCGATATCATTCAAGCACTCCTTGATCTAGAACCACAAATTGTACATTTTTCTGGACATGGTAACGCTCGTGGAGCATTATACTTAGAAGATCGACAAGGAAAAGCACTACCTGTTGAACCGGAAGCGCTTGCAGCTCTCTTTAAACAATTCTCTAATCAAGTACGTTGTGTCATCTTGAATGCGTGTTATTCTGAAACACAAGCAAAAGCAATCTCGCAACACATCGAATATGTGATTGGCATGGATCATACCATCAGCGATGAGGCTGCGATTGCATTTTCTGTCGGTTTCTATCAGGGACTGGGAAGTGGTCGAACCATTGAAGAGTCCTACCACCTTGGCTGTGTTCATATCCATCTACATGGACTACCAGAACATCTCACTCCGGTATTGTTGAAGCGGGTATAG
- a CDS encoding DUF4256 domain-containing protein, with protein MQKIHDEKVTLSAEQHEQLLKTLKARFEKNMHRHRGLDWSSVQARLEAHPDKLWSLNEMERTGGEPDVVGYDSETGEYLFYDCSPESPGGRRSLCYDREAREARKEHKPQSSALEMAAAMGIELLTEEEYRKLQELGEFDTKTSSWVMTPPEIRALGGALFCDRRYNHVFTYHNGAESYYAARGFRGKLRV; from the coding sequence ATGCAAAAAATTCATGATGAGAAAGTCACACTATCAGCCGAACAACACGAGCAACTCCTCAAGACATTGAAGGCCCGTTTTGAAAAGAATATGCACCGTCACAGAGGTCTTGATTGGTCGAGCGTGCAGGCGAGGCTCGAAGCGCATCCCGATAAGCTCTGGTCGCTCAACGAAATGGAACGAACCGGCGGCGAACCAGATGTGGTTGGCTACGACAGCGAAACGGGTGAATACCTGTTTTACGATTGCTCACCGGAGAGTCCGGGCGGACGCCGAAGTCTTTGCTACGACCGTGAGGCTCGCGAGGCCAGAAAAGAGCACAAGCCTCAAAGCAGTGCGCTGGAAATGGCCGCCGCGATGGGTATCGAGCTTTTGACAGAGGAGGAGTATCGAAAGCTGCAAGAGCTTGGGGAGTTCGATACGAAGACCTCGAGCTGGGTGATGACTCCGCCCGAGATCCGCGCGCTTGGCGGTGCGCTCTTCTGCGACCGGCGTTACAACCACGTTTTCACCTATCACAACGGCGCCGAGTCCTACTATGCCGCACGAGGATTTCGAGGAAAGCTGAGGGTATGA
- a CDS encoding dihydrofolate reductase family protein translates to MRKIVVSMFMTLDGVMEAPNQWSFQFGSAEQQKYKYDELFACDALLLGRITYEGFAAAWPNMSGTGDYGVRMNSIPKYVVSTTLQEATWNNSIIIRSNVYDELSRLKQQTGLDILIFGSGTLVNSLMQYDLIDEYRLMVFPVVVGSGKRLFQDRSEKKSLKLIETKTFSSGVVVLSYKPDKNETK, encoded by the coding sequence ATGAGAAAAATCGTTGTATCAATGTTCATGACGTTGGACGGTGTTATGGAAGCCCCAAATCAATGGTCTTTCCAGTTTGGGAGTGCAGAACAGCAGAAGTACAAATATGACGAACTCTTTGCTTGCGACGCTCTTCTTTTGGGACGAATAACCTATGAAGGGTTTGCAGCCGCCTGGCCAAACATGTCTGGCACAGGAGATTATGGCGTAAGAATGAACAGCATTCCCAAGTATGTTGTTTCTACAACCCTTCAAGAAGCCACGTGGAATAATTCAATAATCATCAGAAGCAATGTTTATGATGAACTATCAAGATTGAAACAGCAGACGGGTCTCGATATTTTGATTTTTGGAAGTGGCACTCTTGTCAATTCGCTAATGCAATATGACCTTATTGATGAATATAGACTCATGGTTTTTCCTGTTGTAGTTGGAAGCGGGAAGCGCCTTTTCCAAGATAGGAGCGAGAAAAAATCTCTAAAACTAATTGAGACAAAGACATTCAGTTCAGGCGTTGTTGTTCTTTCCTACAAGCCTGACAAGAACGAAACCAAATAG
- a CDS encoding DUF1428 domain-containing protein → MPYFDFYLVPVPIENKTAYEELAYISAQVLREYGAVRVVQCWLDPIGSGASTYHASEVRLDAGQYPTFLQVAGAREGETAVLSFVEWPDKAIRDAGMTKVTDDPRMQFQNWHPASTVAASLPAVSPPC, encoded by the coding sequence ATGCCCTATTTTGACTTCTACCTTGTCCCCGTCCCTATCGAAAACAAAACGGCCTACGAGGAACTGGCCTACATTTCCGCGCAGGTGTTGCGAGAATACGGCGCCGTTCGCGTTGTCCAGTGTTGGCTCGATCCCATCGGCTCTGGGGCTTCAACATACCATGCGAGTGAGGTACGATTGGATGCCGGCCAATACCCGACCTTTCTTCAAGTAGCCGGCGCACGCGAGGGCGAAACCGCTGTTTTGTCATTTGTCGAATGGCCCGACAAAGCTATTCGGGATGCAGGGATGACGAAGGTAACAGACGACCCGCGCATGCAATTTCAAAATTGGCATCCCGCTTCGACGGTCGCCGCCTCATTGCCGGCGGTTTCACCCCCATGCTGA
- a CDS encoding class I SAM-dependent methyltransferase: protein MNKTPSMKSDYGVDAPPVIRNLLIAGIASMIAGIVLQYVFASIQSLIAGILLAWGLLAGTSMVVTAFLMIWSSKVGKLQLREKLIDSLALRGTETIVDVGCGRGLLLVAAARRLTTGKAIGIDLWQHEDLSGNTPEATLANAKAEGVADFVEVKTGDMRKLPFEDNTIDVVVSSLAIHNIPTKEGREQAIREIARVLKPNGQVALLDFQCTDEYVQTLKELGWHAVNRSGLNFHMFPPVRVVTGRKPL, encoded by the coding sequence ATGAATAAAACGCCTTCGATGAAAAGTGATTATGGAGTAGACGCTCCGCCGGTCATCCGCAACTTGCTCATCGCCGGTATTGCCTCCATGATTGCAGGTATCGTTCTGCAATATGTCTTTGCATCTATACAATCGCTGATAGCCGGAATCCTATTGGCCTGGGGGCTACTAGCTGGAACGAGTATGGTTGTAACTGCCTTCCTGATGATATGGAGCAGCAAAGTTGGCAAACTTCAACTACGAGAAAAGTTAATCGATTCACTGGCTCTGCGTGGGACAGAAACGATTGTGGATGTGGGCTGTGGACGAGGGTTGTTGCTCGTCGCAGCCGCTCGACGACTCACAACAGGCAAAGCTATTGGGATAGACCTTTGGCAGCATGAAGATCTATCTGGCAATACACCAGAAGCCACGCTGGCGAATGCAAAAGCTGAAGGGGTTGCCGATTTTGTGGAAGTGAAAACAGGGGATATGCGCAAATTGCCTTTTGAAGACAATACGATTGATGTGGTCGTTTCAAGTTTAGCAATCCACAACATTCCCACAAAAGAGGGTCGCGAGCAAGCCATACGTGAAATTGCACGCGTGTTAAAGCCAAATGGTCAGGTAGCCTTGCTCGATTTTCAGTGTACTGATGAGTATGTTCAGACTCTAAAAGAATTAGGCTGGCATGCAGTCAACCGCTCTGGATTGAACTTCCACATGTTTCCGCCTGTACGAGTGGTAACGGGTCGAAAACCTCTATGA
- a CDS encoding alpha/beta fold hydrolase, producing the protein MRELVFIHGAGGAVDDPEFGSQELIAFLRRELAQDYRIRAPFMPSPEEPHAIEWLDALDTELVNFPDDGVLVGHSMGGAMILEFVAERRQSLAASGLVMIACPFWGEPDWKVEEFYLPDGFADRLSGLKRILLYHSRDDSIVPFAHMAVYHKHIPRAERHEVDGAGHAFARGDRRVVVSGIRSL; encoded by the coding sequence ATGCGGGAATTGGTGTTCATTCACGGTGCTGGCGGTGCAGTCGACGATCCAGAATTCGGCAGCCAGGAGCTCATTGCATTCCTGAGAAGGGAGCTCGCTCAGGATTATCGGATACGCGCGCCGTTCATGCCTAGTCCTGAGGAGCCACACGCCATTGAGTGGCTGGACGCCCTCGACACGGAGCTGGTCAATTTCCCTGACGACGGCGTCTTGGTTGGCCATTCGATGGGTGGTGCCATGATTCTCGAGTTCGTTGCTGAGAGAAGACAATCTTTAGCGGCATCGGGTCTTGTCATGATAGCATGTCCATTTTGGGGTGAGCCGGATTGGAAGGTTGAGGAATTCTACTTGCCGGACGGATTCGCTGATCGATTATCGGGGCTGAAACGCATCCTTCTCTATCACAGCCGCGATGACTCGATCGTGCCTTTCGCGCACATGGCCGTCTACCACAAACACATCCCGCGCGCAGAACGCCATGAAGTCGACGGGGCGGGTCATGCCTTTGCGCGAGGAGACCGTCGCGTTGTTGTCAGTGGTATTAGATCCCTTTAG
- a CDS encoding O-antigen ligase family protein, producing MPSHRLIVLQKLLLLLAPFSYLLSSISYLLSSTSYLLSSISYFLPNYASPLLLDIRHLLDYTLRAMWRNTVLRMFLLCSLGVLLTAALGVVVWLDNAALRGIASRSPISSPFPYTDGPALGVNVFNLHLEPDPTAADRTFALVRALGARYVRMQVPWEDIEIHGRGDFTDRRNEATIGVVSSWAKYDRIVDAAVAHGIELIMRVDRPPDWAREQGRSTPEFVAGLAVDGNSTGPPDDLADYGRFLTELVTRYRGKVTYFQIWNEPNLKNEWGWQEPKPADFLALLRVGYEAVKSANPDAVVLFPGLAPTDGLDPRAPMTELEYLDAIYRLGGAAYFDIMAAQNYGLGQPPTEHRYVFLRGRDNWNWHRPIDTRNDVSRVVLLREVMERHGDVATPVWVTEFGYNAAPDTIPAERRFVWGPPVDEQTKGAYLVAQIERARREWPWMGVMNIWMLRYGGYAEPDPADPTPYFALVSRDWQLLSSYQIVQAYMQAPPVAHVGVHDWSHPAVERTVDGWRVRFAGTGLEFYGGSPTTVLLDGDAITLKANAVHGLADTTHVIELRGGSAPTGFAVVRDLPWQFPADYGPLLLFAGIAVIGALTMRTALALLDHLIARWSQIAASRREWIIFALQGITLAIAYRASAQLPLTMIGLLPFIGLSIARPDLALRWVVITVPLYFLPKGLFDSRFGIRDSGIYLPLHEVTLIIAAVATLIRDWRRMRWPALPALPVAVWAMMPAVLVLIGGIWGVIIADMRGPALRELRWMIIEPLLFAALIWWHERQGRAVVYPALIGWLAAGAVSALVALAQVGGVNLVPLFGTKIGHGTDLVATEGVVRATGLYGHPNNLGLAMGRVWPLAAALAWAAWQQRRQWLALTFAGIALLALAALTVSFSRGAYLGALVAGGCLIFFAATPRLRYRLIIGAGVGVLLMAIMLSALGIERLSLLTGSSTIRLSTWRAALAMLADHPLGIGLDQFLVVYQQYIDPALRDTNEVYTAHPHNLILDLLLRGGPLLLLGLGWATWRMVRVPMHAPSLALAVGVAATMAGALTHGLVDAFYFWPDLAFSFWLLVVVREWSIPASTIPE from the coding sequence ATGCCATCACATCGTCTGATCGTGTTGCAGAAACTGCTGCTTCTACTTGCTCCCTTCTCCTATTTGCTCTCTTCTATCTCCTATTTGCTCTCTTCTACCTCCTATTTGCTCTCTTCTATCTCCTATTTCCTCCCCAACTACGCCTCACCGCTCCTGCTTGACATCAGACATCTGCTCGACTATACTCTCCGCGCTATGTGGCGCAACACCGTTCTTCGCATGTTCTTGCTCTGTAGTCTGGGAGTGCTGCTGACTGCTGCACTCGGTGTTGTCGTCTGGCTTGATAATGCTGCGCTGCGCGGAATTGCTTCCCGGTCGCCAATTTCCTCTCCCTTCCCGTACACCGATGGCCCGGCATTGGGGGTCAATGTTTTTAATCTTCACCTTGAACCTGATCCAACGGCTGCCGACCGTACCTTTGCTCTGGTGCGTGCGCTGGGTGCGCGCTACGTGCGCATGCAGGTGCCCTGGGAAGATATTGAGATTCACGGGCGGGGTGATTTCACCGACCGGCGAAACGAGGCAACGATTGGGGTTGTTTCGAGTTGGGCCAAGTACGACCGCATTGTAGATGCAGCGGTAGCGCACGGGATCGAGTTGATTATGCGCGTGGATCGGCCACCCGATTGGGCGCGCGAGCAGGGACGATCAACGCCGGAATTTGTGGCCGGGCTAGCAGTTGATGGCAACTCAACCGGGCCGCCTGATGATCTGGCGGATTATGGTCGCTTTCTGACCGAGCTGGTAACGCGCTATCGGGGGAAGGTAACCTACTTTCAAATCTGGAACGAACCGAACCTTAAGAATGAATGGGGCTGGCAAGAGCCGAAACCGGCAGATTTTCTTGCCCTGCTGCGGGTTGGTTATGAAGCGGTGAAGTCTGCCAACCCTGATGCCGTTGTCCTCTTCCCCGGTCTGGCGCCGACGGATGGGCTTGATCCGCGTGCGCCAATGACTGAGCTTGAATATCTCGATGCAATCTATCGTCTGGGAGGAGCTGCTTACTTCGATATTATGGCAGCTCAGAATTACGGTCTTGGTCAACCACCCACCGAACATCGCTACGTTTTCTTGCGAGGACGTGATAACTGGAACTGGCACCGGCCTATTGATACGCGCAACGACGTCAGCCGTGTCGTCTTGCTGCGTGAGGTAATGGAGCGTCACGGTGATGTCGCGACGCCGGTGTGGGTAACTGAGTTCGGCTACAATGCTGCGCCAGATACGATTCCGGCAGAACGTCGTTTCGTGTGGGGGCCGCCGGTTGATGAACAGACGAAGGGGGCATATCTGGTTGCCCAGATTGAGCGCGCCCGTCGCGAGTGGCCCTGGATGGGGGTGATGAATATCTGGATGCTGCGTTATGGCGGCTATGCCGAACCCGACCCCGCCGATCCGACCCCCTATTTCGCACTGGTCAGCCGTGACTGGCAGCTTTTGTCATCGTACCAGATCGTGCAAGCGTATATGCAAGCGCCGCCTGTCGCTCACGTTGGCGTTCACGACTGGAGCCATCCGGCAGTTGAGCGAACAGTTGATGGCTGGCGTGTTCGGTTTGCCGGTACCGGTCTGGAGTTCTACGGTGGATCGCCGACAACGGTGCTTCTCGATGGCGATGCGATCACGCTGAAGGCAAATGCTGTGCATGGGTTGGCCGATACTACTCACGTTATCGAGCTGCGCGGTGGATCGGCACCGACCGGCTTTGCGGTTGTGCGCGATCTTCCCTGGCAATTTCCGGCTGACTACGGGCCACTGCTCTTATTTGCCGGTATTGCGGTCATTGGCGCACTTACCATGCGCACAGCGCTCGCGCTGCTCGATCACCTGATCGCTCGCTGGTCACAGATCGCTGCTAGTCGCCGCGAGTGGATCATCTTTGCCTTGCAGGGGATCACTCTTGCGATTGCGTATCGTGCCTCAGCTCAACTCCCGTTGACGATGATCGGTCTGTTGCCCTTTATCGGCCTCAGCATTGCCCGGCCTGATCTGGCGCTGCGTTGGGTAGTGATCACGGTACCGTTGTACTTCCTGCCCAAGGGTCTGTTCGATTCCCGTTTCGGTATCCGCGACAGTGGCATTTATCTCCCGTTGCACGAAGTTACACTGATCATCGCAGCAGTCGCAACGCTCATCCGCGATTGGCGGCGTATGCGCTGGCCGGCATTGCCCGCACTGCCGGTAGCAGTGTGGGCAATGATGCCGGCAGTGCTGGTGTTGATCGGTGGTATCTGGGGCGTGATCATCGCCGACATGCGCGGCCCTGCGTTGCGTGAGCTGCGTTGGATGATCATTGAGCCGCTGCTCTTCGCGGCCTTGATCTGGTGGCACGAGCGGCAGGGGCGGGCAGTGGTCTATCCTGCCCTGATCGGCTGGCTGGCGGCTGGTGCCGTCTCGGCGTTAGTGGCGCTGGCGCAGGTTGGCGGTGTCAATCTGGTGCCACTCTTCGGCACGAAGATCGGTCATGGTACTGACCTGGTTGCAACTGAGGGCGTTGTGCGGGCGACCGGTTTGTACGGTCATCCCAACAATCTTGGTCTGGCAATGGGGCGAGTGTGGCCGTTAGCCGCAGCGCTGGCATGGGCAGCATGGCAGCAACGCAGGCAGTGGCTTGCGTTGACGTTTGCCGGGATTGCGTTGCTGGCATTAGCGGCGTTGACCGTCTCCTTCTCGCGGGGCGCCTACCTGGGAGCACTGGTTGCCGGTGGGTGTTTGATCTTCTTTGCTGCTACCCCCCGGCTCCGTTATCGATTGATCATCGGGGCTGGTGTGGGTGTTCTGCTGATGGCGATTATGCTGTCTGCGCTCGGTATCGAGCGCTTGAGTCTGCTCACCGGCAGCAGCACTATTCGCCTATCCACCTGGCGCGCGGCCCTGGCAATGCTGGCCGACCATCCATTGGGGATCGGTCTCGACCAGTTTCTGGTTGTCTATCAGCAATACATTGACCCGGCGCTCCGTGATACCAACGAGGTGTATACTGCGCATCCCCATAATCTGATCCTCGATCTCCTGCTCCGTGGCGGGCCGTTGCTGTTGCTGGGGCTGGGGTGGGCAACCTGGCGCATGGTGCGTGTACCAATGCACGCACCCTCGCTGGCGCTGGCAGTTGGGGTTGCGGCGACGATGGCCGGTGCGCTGACGCATGGTCTGGTTGACGCTTTCTACTTCTGGCCTGATCTGGCGTTTAGCTTTTGGTTGCTGGTGGTGGTGAGGGAGTGGTCTATACCCGCTTCAACAATACCGGAGTGA
- a CDS encoding dihydrofolate reductase family protein: MGILTFSINVTLDGCVDHREGIADDETHAFFTRLMDESGAMLWGRVTYEMMESHWPAVARGDVQAPPAMREWAVKLEAKPKYVVSSTRKDFLWANSHHLAGDLRTAVQMLKDATPAGVLLGSGKLATELDRLDLIDEYKFLVHPRIVGHGPTLYQSGLPSARRLELVSATPLRNGAVTMHYRCVRG; encoded by the coding sequence ATGGGAATTTTGACCTTCAGCATCAACGTCACCCTCGACGGTTGCGTCGACCACCGGGAGGGAATTGCCGACGACGAGACACACGCTTTTTTCACCCGCCTCATGGACGAGAGCGGGGCGATGCTGTGGGGCCGCGTCACGTACGAGATGATGGAGAGCCACTGGCCGGCGGTCGCCCGCGGCGACGTGCAGGCGCCGCCAGCGATGCGCGAGTGGGCGGTCAAGCTGGAGGCCAAGCCGAAGTACGTGGTGTCGTCGACACGAAAGGACTTCCTGTGGGCCAACAGCCACCACCTCGCCGGTGACTTGCGCACGGCCGTGCAAATGCTGAAGGACGCGACCCCAGCCGGTGTACTCCTTGGTAGCGGCAAACTCGCGACCGAGCTGGATCGGCTGGATCTGATCGACGAATACAAGTTCCTCGTCCACCCCAGGATCGTCGGCCACGGCCCGACCCTATACCAGAGCGGGCTGCCCAGCGCGCGACGGCTCGAGCTAGTCTCGGCGACGCCGCTCCGCAACGGTGCGGTCACTATGCACTACCGGTGCGTGCGCGGCTAA